Proteins from one Gimesia maris genomic window:
- a CDS encoding response regulator, with amino-acid sequence MKVLLVDDSGTMRTIQKRCLSKLGIENVTEAEDGVQALELFVASSFDIVLSDWNMPNMDGLQLLKEIRQRNKDIPVIMITTEAERARVVTAIQAGVSDYLVKPFTPDSLKSKLERWVTSNA; translated from the coding sequence ATGAAAGTTTTACTTGTAGACGATTCCGGCACAATGAGGACCATCCAGAAACGATGCTTATCGAAACTGGGGATTGAAAATGTAACAGAAGCTGAAGACGGCGTTCAGGCATTAGAACTGTTTGTTGCCTCGAGTTTTGACATCGTGTTAAGTGACTGGAATATGCCAAACATGGATGGCCTTCAACTTCTGAAAGAAATCCGTCAGCGTAACAAAGATATTCCCGTCATTATGATCACGACAGAAGCAGAACGTGCCAGAGTCGTTACAGCGATCCAGGCTGGTGTTTCTGACTATCTGGTCAAGCCATTTACTCCCGACAGCTTGAAAAGCAAACTGGAACGCTGGGTCACATCTAACGCTTGA